In one Pseudodesulfovibrio tunisiensis genomic region, the following are encoded:
- a CDS encoding FmdE family protein — protein sequence MNCTIPASDIDRCIAFHGHSCPGLAIGIRASEFCLQRIGHNDRIDVMAVCETDMCGVDAIQFLTGCTFGKGNLIHRDYGKTAFSFYNRDTGQGWRIVLKSDSMGPAYPESRNLMKRSVDGESTPEQDVRLDELRTLMQKHVLSIPLEDLFHVDRPRDLQPRPAKILDTLTCAACGEPVMESRIRLFDGRTLCIPCFEQVEQKI from the coding sequence ATGAACTGCACCATCCCCGCTTCGGACATTGACCGCTGCATCGCGTTTCACGGCCATTCCTGTCCGGGGCTTGCCATCGGCATCCGGGCCTCGGAATTCTGTCTCCAGCGCATCGGGCACAATGACCGGATCGATGTCATGGCCGTGTGCGAAACCGACATGTGCGGCGTGGACGCGATCCAGTTCCTGACCGGCTGCACGTTCGGCAAGGGCAACCTGATCCACCGCGACTACGGCAAGACCGCATTTTCCTTCTACAACCGCGACACGGGACAGGGCTGGCGCATCGTGCTCAAATCCGATTCCATGGGCCCGGCCTATCCGGAAAGCCGCAACCTCATGAAACGCAGTGTGGACGGCGAAAGCACGCCCGAACAGGACGTGCGGCTGGACGAATTGCGCACCCTGATGCAGAAGCACGTTCTGTCCATTCCCCTTGAGGACCTGTTTCACGTGGACAGGCCGCGCGACCTGCAACCCCGGCCCGCCAAAATTCTCGACACCCTGACCTGCGCAGCCTGCGGCGAGCCGGTCATGGAATCCCGCATCCGCCTGTTCGACGGTCGCACCCTCTGCATCCCCTGTTTCGAACAGGTTGAACAGAAAATCTGA
- a CDS encoding ABC transporter ATP-binding protein, which yields MILNVNSLRFEYGSSEILRDVTFGVAPGEILVILGPNGVGKTTLLKCLNAIHRPGGGSVAVQGEDLSRMAPLEIARRLGYVAQRPETGRITAFDAILMGRRPHIRWRVSRHDLEIVDAAVNRLGLKELALRHIDEMSGGELQKVCIARALVQEPHVLLLDEPTSSLDLFNQMEILAFVREAVDSHDMAAVMTMHDLNQALRFGDKFLFLKDGTIFAATDRASVTPEIIEEVYGLPVHIEFLHGAPVVVPLCQEPPAKSHPHTHAHGLRRPQ from the coding sequence ATGATCCTGAACGTGAATTCCCTCAGGTTCGAATACGGCAGTTCGGAGATTCTCCGGGACGTGACCTTTGGCGTGGCTCCCGGGGAAATACTGGTCATCCTCGGTCCGAACGGCGTGGGCAAGACCACGCTGCTCAAATGCCTGAACGCCATTCACAGGCCCGGCGGCGGGTCGGTCGCGGTACAGGGCGAGGACCTTTCGCGCATGGCCCCGCTGGAAATCGCGCGACGCCTCGGTTACGTGGCCCAGCGCCCCGAGACCGGACGCATCACCGCGTTCGACGCCATTCTCATGGGCCGCAGACCGCACATCCGCTGGCGGGTTTCCAGACATGATCTGGAAATCGTGGACGCAGCCGTGAACCGGCTCGGGCTCAAAGAGCTGGCCCTGCGCCACATCGACGAGATGAGCGGCGGAGAACTGCAAAAGGTCTGCATTGCCCGCGCTCTGGTTCAGGAACCGCACGTCCTGCTTCTGGATGAGCCGACCAGCAGTCTGGACCTGTTCAACCAGATGGAGATTCTCGCGTTCGTGCGCGAGGCCGTGGACAGCCACGACATGGCCGCAGTCATGACCATGCACGATCTGAATCAGGCCCTCAGATTCGGAGACAAATTCCTCTTTCTCAAGGACGGCACGATTTTCGCGGCCACGGATCGGGCGTCCGTGACCCCGGAGATCATCGAGGAAGTTTACGGCCTGCCCGTGCACATCGAATTCCTGCACGGCGCGCCCGTGGTGGTGCCCCTGTGCCAGGAGCCGCCCGCAAAATCCCATCCCCACACGCATGCGCACGGACTGCGCAGGCCCCAATAG
- a CDS encoding FecCD family ABC transporter permease → MHLADGTVPEEYRRYVGRKTLFIAGGLALLAVSLLAAVSLGAVNIPLADVWRSLSGISPSARWNAIVWNIRLPQALAAIVAGAGLAAAGAVMQSVLRNPLGSPFTLGISHAAAFGAALSVMVLDTGAMHSTGADAIVISNPYATTVIAFAMSLIATAVIIGISRMRGATPEVMVLTGVALGSLFTAGTMFLQYFADDVQLAAIVFWSFGDTARASWTELGIITIASAACIGFFALNRWNYNAIDAGDETAKGLGVRVERVRLLAMLAASLATSVIVAFLGVIGFVGLVCPHMVRRLIGDDHRFLLPASVVCGGLLLLLSDTVARLMLAPHVLPVSVLTSFLGAPAFLYLIIRGYGR, encoded by the coding sequence ATGCATCTTGCCGACGGCACCGTACCCGAGGAATACCGCCGCTACGTGGGACGAAAAACCCTTTTCATCGCGGGCGGGCTGGCCCTGCTCGCCGTGTCGCTGCTGGCCGCGGTATCGCTCGGGGCCGTGAACATCCCCCTTGCCGACGTGTGGCGCTCCCTGTCCGGCATATCCCCTTCCGCTCGATGGAATGCCATCGTCTGGAACATCCGATTGCCCCAGGCCCTGGCCGCCATCGTGGCCGGTGCCGGACTGGCCGCGGCTGGTGCGGTCATGCAGTCCGTGCTGCGCAATCCGCTCGGCTCGCCCTTCACGCTCGGCATCTCCCATGCCGCGGCATTCGGCGCAGCCCTGTCCGTCATGGTGCTGGACACCGGGGCCATGCACTCCACGGGCGCGGACGCCATCGTGATTTCCAATCCGTACGCCACCACGGTCATTGCCTTTGCCATGAGCCTGATTGCCACGGCCGTGATCATCGGCATCTCCCGCATGCGCGGGGCAACGCCCGAAGTCATGGTCCTGACCGGCGTGGCGCTGGGGTCCCTGTTCACTGCCGGAACCATGTTCCTGCAATATTTCGCGGATGACGTGCAGCTCGCGGCCATCGTGTTCTGGAGCTTCGGGGACACGGCCCGGGCCAGTTGGACCGAGCTGGGCATCATTACGATTGCCTCGGCCGCATGCATCGGCTTCTTTGCGCTGAACCGCTGGAACTACAATGCCATTGACGCGGGCGACGAAACCGCCAAGGGGCTGGGTGTTCGCGTGGAGCGCGTCCGGCTGCTGGCCATGCTGGCCGCGTCACTGGCCACGTCCGTGATCGTGGCCTTTCTCGGGGTGATCGGCTTCGTGGGGCTGGTCTGTCCGCACATGGTGCGCCGACTCATCGGCGACGACCACCGCTTCCTGCTGCCCGCGTCCGTGGTGTGCGGCGGGCTGCTTCTGCTGCTGTCCGACACCGTGGCCCGACTCATGCTCGCCCCGCACGTGCTGCCGGTTTCCGTGCTCACGTCGTTTCTGGGCGCGCCCGCATTTCTGTACCTGATCATCAGGGGGTATGGCAGATGA
- a CDS encoding iron ABC transporter substrate-binding protein, with product MKREFRFWICLALTALILSAFGCSNETPKSEGPKAATITVTDALGRAVQVPEKAARVICSGPGCLRYLTYLQAQDRAVAVDNIELRKTRIDARPYAMANPEFDRLPMFGEFRGHDNPELIAALEPQPQVIFKTYAKMGHDPVELQTKTGIPVVVLDYGDLGHRRAAMDASLRLMGKVLGVDDRAEAVIGFFDRTVADLEKRAASVAEQDRPTCYVGGIAFKGPHGFQSTEPGYPPFLFLNARNVAAPAPGQALTEHADVAKEKLLEWNPETVFVDLSTIRAGATANSLHELATDPAYQHLAARKTGRIYGVLPYNWYTSNHGSTLADAYFIGTVLYPEAFKGVDPVTKADYIYRFLVGKPVFEGMNKAFGSLAFQRLDPDKVRIGDKAEILAR from the coding sequence ATGAAACGCGAATTCCGTTTTTGGATTTGTCTGGCCTTGACCGCACTGATTCTTTCCGCTTTCGGCTGTTCCAATGAAACGCCCAAGTCGGAAGGACCGAAAGCCGCAACCATCACCGTAACCGACGCTCTGGGCCGGGCCGTGCAGGTTCCGGAAAAGGCCGCACGCGTGATCTGCTCCGGACCGGGATGCCTGCGCTACCTGACCTACCTGCAGGCTCAGGACCGGGCCGTTGCCGTGGACAACATCGAACTGCGCAAGACACGCATCGATGCCCGCCCCTATGCCATGGCCAATCCCGAATTCGACAGGCTGCCCATGTTCGGGGAGTTCCGGGGACACGACAACCCCGAGCTCATCGCGGCTCTGGAACCGCAGCCGCAGGTGATCTTCAAGACCTACGCCAAGATGGGCCATGATCCCGTGGAACTGCAGACCAAGACCGGAATTCCCGTCGTGGTTCTGGATTACGGCGACCTCGGCCACCGCCGGGCAGCCATGGACGCCTCCCTGCGCCTCATGGGCAAGGTGCTTGGCGTCGATGACCGCGCCGAGGCCGTGATCGGATTTTTCGACAGGACCGTGGCTGATCTGGAAAAGCGCGCCGCAAGCGTGGCGGAACAGGATCGCCCGACCTGCTATGTGGGCGGCATCGCGTTCAAGGGCCCGCACGGCTTCCAGTCCACGGAACCGGGCTATCCGCCCTTCCTGTTCCTGAACGCGCGCAATGTCGCGGCCCCTGCCCCGGGGCAGGCCCTGACCGAACATGCGGACGTGGCCAAGGAAAAACTGCTCGAATGGAACCCGGAGACCGTGTTCGTGGACCTGTCCACCATCCGTGCCGGAGCCACGGCCAATTCCCTGCATGAACTGGCCACGGACCCGGCCTACCAGCACCTTGCCGCGCGCAAGACCGGACGCATCTACGGCGTGCTTCCCTACAACTGGTACACCTCCAATCACGGTAGCACCCTTGCGGACGCGTACTTCATCGGCACCGTGCTCTACCCCGAGGCGTTCAAGGGGGTTGATCCGGTGACCAAGGCCGACTATATCTACCGTTTTCTGGTGGGCAAGCCCGTATTCGAGGGCATGAACAAGGCGTTCGGCAGCCTCGCGTTCCAGCGTCTGGATCCGGACAAGGTCCGCATCGGGGACAAGGCCGAAATTCTGGCAAGGTAG
- a CDS encoding DMT family transporter, which translates to MNQERPSLAGRYVLLVASMALWGGTWIAGRVLGESLHPMSSAFLRFLSASIFLALMTRRAEGRLPRLALRDLPHALFLGLTGVFAYSHFFFTGLKFVPAGRAALIVACIPVCIAVCSAFLFRERFGPLRVVGTLLSLCGVAVVIADGNPLALLQGGMSRGDLLILGCVASWTAYSLGGKAAMKRISPLSAVTWSCILGTLMLLGPAVHVGLGADIQHARPVDWACVFFLGVLATGLAYFWYYEAIRVIGAARSGIFINLVPVFAIVFGFLLLGEPVHLSLILGGGMVIAGVWLTNR; encoded by the coding sequence ATGAATCAGGAAAGGCCCTCGCTGGCGGGCAGGTATGTGCTGCTCGTGGCCAGCATGGCGCTCTGGGGCGGAACATGGATCGCCGGACGCGTGCTCGGGGAATCCCTGCACCCCATGTCGTCCGCGTTTCTCCGTTTTCTGTCCGCATCCATCTTTCTCGCCCTGATGACCCGCCGCGCCGAAGGCAGGCTGCCGCGTCTCGCCCTGCGGGACCTGCCACATGCCCTGTTTCTCGGGTTGACCGGGGTTTTCGCCTACAGTCACTTCTTCTTCACGGGCCTGAAATTCGTTCCGGCAGGCAGGGCCGCGCTCATCGTGGCCTGCATTCCGGTCTGCATTGCCGTCTGTTCCGCCTTCCTGTTCCGGGAACGCTTTGGCCCGTTACGCGTGGTCGGCACCCTGCTGTCCCTGTGCGGCGTGGCCGTGGTCATTGCGGACGGCAATCCTCTGGCGCTGCTTCAGGGCGGCATGAGCCGGGGCGATCTGCTCATCCTCGGATGCGTGGCCAGCTGGACCGCCTATTCCCTTGGCGGCAAGGCGGCCATGAAACGCATCTCGCCGCTGTCCGCCGTGACATGGTCCTGCATTCTCGGCACGCTCATGCTGCTGGGGCCGGCCGTGCATGTCGGTCTGGGCGCGGACATCCAGCACGCCCGGCCTGTGGATTGGGCATGCGTGTTCTTTCTCGGCGTGCTTGCCACGGGCCTGGCCTATTTCTGGTACTACGAGGCCATCCGCGTGATCGGTGCGGCCCGATCCGGCATATTCATCAATCTGGTCCCGGTGTTCGCCATCGTGTTCGGCTTTCTGCTGCTGGGCGAACCCGTGCATCTGTCCCTGATTCTCGGCGGAGGCATGGTCATAGCCGGAGTCTGGCTGACCAATCGCTGA
- a CDS encoding DUF3089 domain-containing protein — MKRFGLHSCLLFFLLAVAALPALAGTTPDNAGVPPCPDYADDFSWAAREATPDKPVDVFYVYPTIYPEASPKNMDIRRKDLRARAEHLLVAQAGVFSGSANLFAPFYRQVSFTVLDPEKDMFHDQYLRIGADDVHRAFDYYLARLNPDRPFILAGDSQGSVVLLDLLRRRFFEPALQERLVAAYLIGYSVTRDDLKRYPWLKIARRADDTGVIITFNTQAPGATGSPVLRPGAACVNPLNWTTTDAPADKSLNLGAVFFNEKTSEIEREIPGYAGARIDPETGALVTNPPERLDIGHFPPGVYHKYDYAFWYRNLERNAAERIRAYLAK, encoded by the coding sequence ATGAAACGATTCGGACTGCATTCGTGTCTCCTGTTTTTTCTGCTGGCGGTTGCGGCATTGCCCGCACTGGCCGGAACCACGCCGGACAATGCCGGGGTTCCGCCCTGTCCGGACTATGCCGACGATTTCAGCTGGGCTGCCAGGGAGGCGACCCCTGACAAGCCCGTGGACGTGTTCTACGTCTATCCGACCATCTATCCGGAGGCATCGCCCAAGAACATGGACATTCGACGCAAGGACCTGCGCGCCCGGGCCGAACATCTGCTCGTGGCACAGGCCGGGGTGTTTTCCGGTTCCGCCAATCTGTTCGCCCCGTTCTACCGGCAGGTGTCCTTTACCGTGCTGGACCCGGAAAAGGACATGTTCCACGACCAGTATCTGCGTATCGGCGCGGACGACGTGCACCGGGCGTTCGACTATTATCTGGCGCGCCTGAATCCGGACCGCCCGTTCATTCTGGCCGGAGACAGTCAGGGCTCCGTGGTTCTGCTCGATCTGCTTCGCAGGCGTTTTTTCGAACCCGCATTGCAAGAGCGGCTCGTGGCCGCGTACCTGATCGGCTACTCCGTGACTCGGGACGATCTGAAGCGATATCCCTGGCTGAAGATTGCCCGGCGTGCGGATGACACGGGCGTGATCATTACCTTCAATACGCAGGCGCCGGGTGCGACAGGCTCTCCGGTCCTGCGACCGGGCGCAGCCTGCGTGAACCCGTTGAACTGGACCACCACGGACGCGCCTGCGGACAAGTCCCTGAATCTGGGGGCGGTGTTCTTCAATGAAAAGACCAGCGAGATCGAGCGGGAGATTCCGGGATATGCCGGTGCCCGGATTGATCCCGAGACCGGCGCTCTGGTCACGAATCCGCCGGAGAGGCTGGATATCGGGCATTTCCCTCCCGGCGTATACCACAAGTACGACTATGCGTTCTGGTATCGGAATCTCGAACGGAACGCGGCAGAGCGGATCAGGGCCTATCTGGCGAAATAG
- a CDS encoding tRNA (adenine-N1)-methyltransferase: MIEPGQLVLLISQKGKRYLRKFEPEGEVHTHDGMLLMEDVRKAGFGQYVRTHLGRPYLVLKPTLHDLIKGVKRQTQIMYPKEIGYLMLKLGIGPGSRVIESGTGSGGLTTALAWFVGETGKVYTYERREEFYKLAGKNLERVGLAQRVEQVNQNIEEGFVHTGADALFLDVRTPWEYLHNIPGAVIPGAMCGFLLPTTNQVSDLLRGLEDGPFADMEVMEILVRRWKPVADRLRPDDRMVAHTGFLVFARYMEEPKEDETPAQPSEEDLAREIDEAASEDVGSADNG, from the coding sequence ATGATCGAACCCGGACAGCTTGTTCTGCTCATCAGTCAGAAGGGCAAAAGATACCTTAGAAAATTCGAGCCGGAAGGCGAAGTGCACACCCATGACGGCATGCTGCTCATGGAAGACGTGCGCAAGGCCGGGTTCGGCCAGTACGTGCGGACCCATCTGGGCAGGCCGTATCTGGTGCTCAAACCCACGCTCCACGACCTGATCAAGGGCGTGAAGCGCCAGACCCAGATCATGTATCCCAAGGAAATCGGCTACCTGATGCTCAAGCTGGGCATCGGTCCCGGCTCCCGGGTCATCGAGTCCGGCACGGGCTCGGGCGGCCTGACCACAGCGCTGGCCTGGTTCGTGGGCGAGACCGGCAAGGTCTACACCTACGAGCGCCGCGAGGAATTCTACAAGCTCGCGGGCAAGAACCTTGAACGTGTCGGGCTGGCCCAACGCGTGGAACAGGTCAACCAGAACATCGAGGAAGGGTTCGTGCACACCGGCGCGGACGCGCTTTTCCTTGATGTGCGCACCCCGTGGGAATACCTGCACAACATTCCCGGCGCAGTCATTCCCGGCGCCATGTGCGGCTTTCTGCTGCCCACCACCAATCAGGTGAGCGACCTGCTGCGGGGGCTGGAAGACGGCCCGTTCGCAGACATGGAAGTCATGGAAATCCTGGTCCGCCGCTGGAAGCCCGTTGCGGACAGGCTCCGCCCCGACGACCGCATGGTCGCCCACACCGGCTTTCTGGTCTTTGCCCGGTACATGGAAGAGCCGAAAGAGGACGAAACTCCGGCCCAGCCTTCGGAAGAAGATCTGGCCAGGGAAATCGACGAAGCCGCGTCCGAGGACGTGGGCAGCGCGGACAACGGCTAG
- a CDS encoding radical SAM protein, which produces MAYKYVFGPVMSGRLGRSLGLDLLGDRICSMDCVYCEVGRTRMLTCERAPYVSAEDILEELSQWKNEGFEPPDFITLGGMGEPCLNTEMLYVIQGSRELFPDVPVAVLTNSTLLVDEQVRRELAEADVVLPSLDSLVNEEFLAMNRPVEGILPDAVANALLEFRKTFTGKIFLEVLLAEGVNDSDENLGRIKDFCKRLKPDRVDVVTLNRPGTVKSIGPVGEAVLSRWREALQADEKAEPKHEYAKAEIDPDRLAELVVASLDRRPQTLEQLSEALEADPDAVRAVLKTLIDEGHAIERRGKAGTFYHGMAHEYEP; this is translated from the coding sequence ATGGCGTACAAATATGTTTTCGGCCCGGTCATGAGCGGGCGGCTTGGCCGCTCTCTCGGTCTCGACCTTTTGGGCGACCGCATCTGCAGCATGGACTGCGTGTACTGTGAAGTCGGCAGGACACGCATGCTCACGTGCGAGCGCGCGCCCTACGTCTCGGCCGAAGACATCCTCGAGGAACTCTCGCAATGGAAGAACGAGGGATTCGAACCGCCGGATTTCATCACCCTGGGCGGCATGGGAGAACCGTGCCTGAACACGGAAATGCTTTACGTGATCCAGGGCTCGAGGGAACTGTTTCCCGATGTGCCGGTGGCGGTCCTGACCAATTCCACCCTGCTCGTGGATGAGCAGGTACGGCGCGAGCTTGCCGAGGCCGATGTGGTGCTTCCCAGCCTGGATTCATTGGTGAACGAGGAATTCCTCGCCATGAACAGGCCTGTGGAAGGCATCCTGCCGGACGCGGTGGCCAACGCCCTGCTCGAGTTTCGAAAAACGTTCACGGGGAAAATCTTTCTGGAAGTCCTCCTTGCCGAGGGAGTCAACGACTCTGACGAAAACCTCGGAAGGATCAAGGATTTTTGCAAGCGCCTGAAGCCCGACAGGGTGGACGTGGTGACTCTGAACCGGCCCGGCACGGTCAAGAGCATCGGTCCCGTGGGCGAGGCTGTACTCAGCCGTTGGCGCGAGGCGTTGCAGGCCGACGAAAAGGCCGAACCGAAACACGAATATGCCAAGGCCGAGATCGATCCCGACAGGCTGGCCGAACTCGTGGTCGCGTCGCTCGACCGCAGACCCCAGACCTTGGAGCAGCTTTCCGAAGCATTGGAAGCCGATCCCGATGCCGTTCGTGCGGTTCTGAAAACCCTTATCGATGAGGGGCATGCCATTGAAAGGCGCGGCAAGGCCGGCACTTTCTATCACGGCATGGCCCACGAATACGAGCCCTAG
- a CDS encoding Rne/Rng family ribonuclease — MSPKNKRQKMFISVLPEEQVEVVLAEEGKVNEYYVEMVHQEKTKGNIYKGYIHNIDNGLQAAFINYGAERNGFLQIDEVHPEYYQGGYKLNKGQRYPLIQKILKPGQEILVQVVKEPTGKKGAFLTSYLSLPGRSFVYTIGRDQMGVSRKIEDEKERVRLKKVLRSLTPAEGVGLIARTAAVGQPKAALEHDFKFLNRLWKEVRAKAQEAKAPSLVYKELSLAPRAVRDYLTTDVTEVWVDDAETCETVRDYAALAFPRKSGLVKLHDDPETTLLERFNLVRQVQEIYSREALMPSGGRLVFDQTEALTAVDINSGKIGGERNFQKMALKTNLEAAEEIARQLRLRDIGGQVVIDFIEMKDPKHCREVEKTMRAALKNDRARTDVSRISSFGLMELVRQRLGSSAIAISTEACPYCKGTGIRRNMEWQALSALKDIHRQLRRKSCPDTLKYDCDEEVAIYLLNHKRTMLCDLEKRYDKTIHIDFVYDD, encoded by the coding sequence ATGTCGCCCAAGAACAAACGACAGAAAATGTTCATTTCGGTGCTGCCGGAAGAACAGGTGGAGGTTGTCCTCGCTGAGGAAGGCAAGGTCAACGAGTACTATGTGGAGATGGTCCACCAGGAAAAGACCAAGGGGAACATCTACAAGGGGTACATCCACAACATCGACAACGGGCTTCAGGCCGCGTTCATCAATTACGGGGCCGAGCGAAACGGATTTCTCCAGATCGACGAGGTCCATCCCGAATACTATCAGGGTGGGTACAAGCTGAACAAGGGTCAGCGGTATCCCCTGATTCAGAAGATTCTCAAGCCCGGACAGGAAATTCTGGTTCAGGTGGTCAAGGAGCCCACGGGCAAGAAGGGCGCGTTTCTCACGTCCTATCTGTCCCTGCCCGGTCGCAGCTTTGTCTACACCATCGGTCGCGACCAGATGGGCGTTTCCCGCAAGATCGAGGATGAAAAGGAACGCGTTCGCCTCAAGAAGGTGCTTCGCAGCCTCACCCCGGCCGAAGGCGTGGGCCTGATCGCGCGCACTGCGGCCGTGGGCCAGCCCAAGGCCGCTCTGGAGCACGACTTCAAGTTCCTGAACAGGTTGTGGAAGGAAGTGCGGGCCAAGGCGCAGGAGGCCAAGGCGCCGTCCCTGGTCTACAAGGAGCTTTCGCTGGCGCCCCGCGCCGTGCGCGACTACCTGACCACCGACGTTACCGAGGTGTGGGTGGACGACGCCGAGACCTGCGAAACCGTCCGGGACTATGCGGCTCTGGCATTCCCGCGCAAATCCGGTCTGGTCAAGCTGCACGACGACCCGGAAACCACTCTGCTGGAACGGTTCAATCTGGTGCGTCAGGTGCAGGAAATCTATTCCCGCGAGGCACTCATGCCCTCGGGCGGCAGGCTCGTGTTCGATCAGACCGAGGCCCTGACCGCCGTGGACATCAACTCCGGCAAGATCGGTGGCGAGCGCAACTTCCAGAAGATGGCGCTCAAGACCAATCTGGAGGCGGCAGAGGAGATCGCCCGCCAGCTTCGACTGCGCGACATCGGCGGTCAGGTGGTCATCGACTTCATCGAGATGAAGGACCCCAAGCACTGCCGCGAAGTGGAGAAGACCATGCGCGCCGCGCTCAAGAATGATCGGGCGCGTACCGACGTGAGCCGCATTTCCAGCTTCGGTCTCATGGAGCTGGTGCGTCAGCGTCTCGGCTCCTCGGCCATTGCCATCAGCACCGAGGCCTGTCCCTACTGCAAGGGCACGGGCATTCGCCGCAACATGGAATGGCAGGCCCTGAGCGCGCTCAAGGACATTCATCGCCAGCTCCGCCGCAAGAGCTGCCCGGATACCCTGAAGTACGACTGCGACGAGGAAGTCGCCATCTATCTGCTCAACCACAAGCGCACCATGCTGTGCGATCTGGAAAAGCGCTACGACAAGACCATTCACATCGATTTCGTTTACGACGACTAG
- a CDS encoding EAL and HDOD domain-containing protein translates to MLDSSLAYESIFVARQPIFRTDLTVWGHELLFRSSDQESAIITDAAQATSSVIADGFSLASEGLPRTTRILINFPEKLLLSDIAFALPPDVCMIEVLENVPPTPAVLKALTRLKDAGYGIALDDFVGQPELLPFLEYADIVKIDILGMEGDLSKTDAVLDMLPDRGPLLLAEKVEDSNLLAPLGELGFSLFQGFFFSRPVIIPGKKLSSNEMTRLQLLEELGRSDFHLRRLTEILKADPNLSYRLFRYINSVSLGLRYKVTSLDRAVAFLGERQIRQWLHTAILADLNPAPKAGELASMSVQRAKFLESLCNTDALKSCQPDAMFTIGLFSLLDAMLDVKMDDILTTLPLDDEIADALTGRNPLHSLLGLASSYEKGLWRDTAEALRLLNLDMRQGDLLYARARHWAQKALGAGLGE, encoded by the coding sequence ATGCTCGACTCTTCGCTTGCGTACGAATCCATCTTCGTGGCCAGACAGCCCATCTTCCGGACGGACCTGACCGTATGGGGGCATGAGCTGCTCTTCCGCTCGTCCGATCAGGAAAGCGCCATCATCACGGACGCGGCTCAGGCCACGTCTTCGGTCATTGCGGACGGATTCAGCCTCGCATCGGAAGGACTCCCCCGCACAACGCGAATCCTCATAAACTTTCCGGAAAAACTGCTCCTCAGCGACATTGCCTTTGCCCTGCCGCCGGACGTGTGCATGATCGAGGTGCTCGAGAATGTCCCTCCGACTCCGGCCGTGCTCAAGGCCCTGACTCGACTCAAGGACGCCGGATACGGCATTGCCCTCGACGACTTTGTCGGGCAGCCGGAGCTGCTTCCGTTTCTGGAATATGCGGACATCGTCAAGATCGACATTCTGGGCATGGAAGGCGACCTCTCGAAGACAGACGCCGTACTGGACATGCTCCCGGATCGCGGCCCGCTGCTGCTGGCGGAAAAGGTGGAGGACAGCAACCTGCTCGCCCCGCTCGGGGAGCTCGGTTTTTCCCTGTTTCAGGGATTCTTCTTCAGCCGCCCGGTCATCATCCCCGGCAAGAAGCTGTCTTCCAACGAAATGACCAGACTGCAACTGCTGGAGGAACTCGGCAGGTCCGACTTCCACCTGCGGCGACTGACGGAAATACTCAAGGCCGATCCCAATCTCAGCTATCGGCTGTTCCGGTACATCAATTCCGTGAGCCTCGGCCTGCGGTACAAGGTGACGTCACTGGATCGAGCCGTGGCATTTCTCGGGGAACGGCAGATACGGCAGTGGCTGCACACCGCGATTCTGGCCGACCTCAACCCGGCGCCCAAGGCCGGGGAACTGGCCTCCATGTCGGTTCAACGAGCCAAATTTCTGGAATCCCTGTGCAACACGGACGCGCTCAAATCCTGTCAGCCGGACGCCATGTTCACCATCGGCCTGTTCTCCCTGCTCGATGCCATGCTCGACGTGAAAATGGACGACATTCTCACGACACTGCCGCTGGACGACGAAATCGCCGATGCCCTGACCGGAAGAAATCCGCTGCACTCCCTGCTGGGGCTGGCAAGCAGCTATGAAAAGGGGCTGTGGCGGGATACGGCCGAGGCCTTGCGGCTTCTGAATCTGGACATGCGTCAGGGCGATCTGCTCTATGCCCGCGCCCGCCACTGGGCGCAAAAGGCCCTTGGGGCCGGACTGGGCGAATAA